From a single Couchioplanes caeruleus genomic region:
- a CDS encoding glycosyltransferase family 39 protein: protein MTVAAPEKPQVARIPGAHELRRTGPAAWTAWFALLPAVVIAAVSLIGAGDREIWADELATYHAITISWSELGRLFTNLDIIHSFYYVLMRGWIAVAGDSLLALRIPSIAALALTGSVVVLIGRRLVSTPVGVVAGLLLAIIPSISRYAQEIRSFGFVTLLATLSTYLLLRALERPTGRRWAAYTAATALTGLVHFMGITVVGGQLLYLLLTTSRSDEIRRWRFAGALGAVVLIVLPLPALAQQQSGQVAWVTTNAAKTRGFLGRVMLSDDLAWVLVPLALLGVLVLWQRHRAAGVMLVTWAVTPIVFGLVTVSMLHLFVARYMLFTVPAWALLAATTICHLAHPLGRRAHGPWWMLGAALALPACTYLALPDQQSVRKSPVEEQADYRPALFYVRDHYKPQDGIVYNDNRSDRNQLARSAAEYELRRGGPRDVLLYQTAGQIGYFGAKECPDPAPCLADEQRLWLVSTTTSKNPWDGMKPAAADILAKNFQIKDDKRFLKVRVVLLVRGTAAKK from the coding sequence ATGACAGTTGCCGCTCCCGAGAAACCCCAGGTCGCCCGGATCCCCGGCGCACACGAGCTGCGCCGCACCGGCCCGGCCGCCTGGACGGCCTGGTTCGCGCTGCTGCCGGCGGTGGTCATCGCCGCGGTCAGCCTGATCGGCGCGGGCGACCGCGAGATCTGGGCGGACGAGCTCGCCACCTACCACGCGATCACCATCTCGTGGTCGGAGCTGGGCCGGCTGTTCACCAACCTCGACATCATCCACTCCTTCTACTACGTGCTGATGCGCGGCTGGATCGCCGTGGCCGGCGACTCGCTGCTGGCGCTGCGCATCCCGTCGATCGCGGCCCTGGCGCTGACCGGCTCGGTCGTCGTCCTCATCGGACGCCGGCTCGTCAGCACGCCGGTCGGGGTGGTCGCCGGGCTCCTGCTCGCGATCATCCCGTCGATCTCCCGGTACGCGCAGGAGATCCGCTCGTTCGGCTTCGTGACGCTGCTGGCCACGCTGTCGACGTACCTGTTGCTGCGGGCGCTGGAGCGGCCGACCGGCCGGCGGTGGGCCGCCTACACCGCGGCGACGGCCCTGACCGGGCTGGTGCACTTCATGGGCATCACCGTGGTCGGCGGCCAGCTGCTGTACCTGCTGCTGACCACGTCCCGCAGCGACGAGATCCGCCGCTGGCGCTTCGCCGGCGCGCTGGGCGCGGTCGTGCTGATCGTGCTCCCGCTGCCCGCGCTGGCCCAGCAGCAGTCCGGCCAGGTCGCCTGGGTGACGACGAACGCGGCGAAGACCCGCGGCTTCCTCGGCCGGGTGATGCTCTCCGACGACCTCGCGTGGGTGCTGGTCCCGCTCGCCCTGCTCGGCGTGCTGGTCCTCTGGCAGCGTCACCGCGCGGCCGGCGTGATGCTGGTGACCTGGGCCGTCACCCCGATCGTCTTCGGCCTGGTCACCGTCTCGATGCTGCACCTGTTCGTGGCCCGCTACATGCTCTTCACCGTGCCGGCCTGGGCGCTGCTCGCCGCCACGACGATCTGCCACCTCGCGCACCCGCTCGGGCGAAGAGCGCACGGCCCCTGGTGGATGCTCGGGGCCGCCCTGGCCCTGCCCGCCTGCACCTATCTCGCCCTGCCCGACCAGCAGAGCGTCCGAAAGAGCCCCGTGGAGGAGCAGGCCGACTACCGTCCGGCGCTGTTCTACGTCCGCGACCACTACAAGCCGCAGGACGGCATCGTCTACAACGACAACCGCAGCGACCGCAACCAGCTCGCCCGGTCGGCGGCCGAGTACGAACTGCGCCGCGGTGGCCCGCGTGACGTGCTGCTCTACCAGACGGCCGGCCAGATCGGGTACTTCGGTGCCAAGGAATGCCCCGACCCGGCGCCGTGCCTGGCCGACGAGCAGCGGCTCTGGCTGGTCAGCACGACGACGTCGAAGAACCCGTGGGACGGCATGAAGCCGGCGGCGGCCGACATCCTCGCCAAGAACTTTCAGATCAAGGACGACAAACGGTTCCTCAAGGTACGGGTCGTGCTGCTGGTGCGCGGGACCGCCGCGAAGAAGTAG
- a CDS encoding alkaline phosphatase has protein sequence MFTRTVRWLAAPVVARAVAAAGLTLGNPLTAADAGAKRPAKARNVIFINGDGMAAAQREAARLYYAGLDGQLTMDKLPVSGQLTTSPHDPKSPVTDSAAAATAWATGEKTYNGAISVDVDGNPLPTLGAQAKAAGKATGLVTTAQVTDASPAAFFSNTANRSAQDEIARQYVEVTKPDVILGGGEDWWLPAGTAGAYPDKPAEDPTEASKGTKGDLISRAKQGGYQYVSTAAQLEAARGKKLLGLFGNEELFQQRREGEGDVYNPPVSLATMTTKALGTLAQDRDGFFLFVEEEGVDEFAHENNGTRMLQALGELEKAVAVARNYAAVHPDTLVVVTGDHECGGLTVEDTGSTDESGDGISAEDGPFAIKNSSLTFTLDWTTSGHTGVDVPVTAYGPLADRFTGKHPNTYVHDVLSQALTRH, from the coding sequence GTGTTTACCCGTACCGTGCGATGGCTGGCCGCCCCCGTGGTCGCCCGCGCCGTCGCCGCGGCCGGCCTGACCCTGGGCAACCCCCTGACCGCCGCCGACGCCGGCGCGAAGCGGCCGGCCAAGGCCCGCAACGTCATCTTCATCAACGGTGACGGCATGGCCGCCGCGCAGCGTGAAGCCGCCCGGCTCTACTACGCCGGCCTCGACGGGCAGCTCACCATGGACAAGCTGCCGGTCTCCGGCCAGCTGACCACCAGCCCGCACGACCCCAAGTCGCCGGTCACCGACTCCGCCGCGGCCGCCACCGCCTGGGCCACCGGGGAGAAGACGTACAACGGCGCGATCAGCGTCGACGTCGACGGCAACCCGCTGCCGACGCTCGGCGCCCAGGCCAAGGCCGCCGGCAAGGCCACCGGACTCGTCACCACCGCCCAGGTGACCGACGCCAGCCCGGCGGCGTTCTTCTCCAACACCGCCAACCGCTCCGCGCAGGACGAGATCGCGCGGCAGTACGTCGAGGTCACCAAGCCCGACGTGATCCTCGGCGGCGGCGAGGACTGGTGGCTTCCGGCGGGCACCGCGGGCGCGTACCCGGACAAGCCGGCCGAGGACCCCACCGAGGCCAGCAAGGGCACCAAGGGCGACCTGATCAGCAGGGCGAAGCAGGGCGGATACCAGTACGTGTCCACCGCGGCCCAGCTCGAGGCCGCCCGCGGCAAGAAGCTGCTCGGCCTGTTCGGCAACGAGGAGCTGTTCCAGCAGCGCCGCGAGGGCGAGGGCGACGTCTACAACCCGCCGGTCAGCCTGGCCACCATGACCACCAAGGCGCTGGGCACGCTGGCGCAGGACCGGGACGGCTTCTTCCTCTTCGTGGAGGAGGAGGGCGTCGACGAGTTCGCCCACGAGAACAACGGCACCCGGATGCTGCAGGCCCTCGGCGAGCTGGAGAAGGCCGTCGCGGTGGCCCGCAACTACGCCGCCGTGCACCCGGACACGCTGGTCGTCGTGACCGGTGACCACGAATGCGGCGGCCTGACCGTCGAGGACACCGGCAGCACGGACGAGTCCGGCGACGGCATCTCCGCCGAGGACGGCCCGTTCGCCATCAAGAACAGCTCGCTGACCTTCACCCTGGACTGGACGACCAGCGGGCACACCGGCGTCGACGTGCCGGTCACCGCGTACGGCCCGCTCGCCGACCGGTTCACCGGCAAGCACCCCAACACGTACGTGCACGACGTGCTGTCGCAGGCGCTCACCCGGCACTGA
- a CDS encoding response regulator: MTAPIRVLVCDDQELIRTGFTTIIGAQPDMEVVGECGDGRAAVDLVTRLHPDVVVMDVRMPILDGIEATRLLAGAGVTNPVKVLVVTTFNLDEYVYEALRAGASGFLLKDAPPAQLLHGIRTVATGAALLAPEVTRQLVGRYAARIRPAEGAADDALTPRELEVLRLIADGRSNSEIAAALVISQETVKTYVSRILTKLDLRDRVQAVVYAYRRGIVT; encoded by the coding sequence GTGACCGCGCCGATCCGGGTGCTGGTCTGCGACGACCAGGAGCTGATCCGCACCGGCTTCACGACCATCATCGGCGCCCAGCCGGACATGGAGGTGGTCGGCGAGTGCGGCGACGGCCGCGCCGCGGTCGACCTGGTCACCCGCCTGCACCCCGACGTGGTGGTGATGGACGTCCGGATGCCGATCCTCGACGGCATCGAAGCGACGCGCCTGCTCGCCGGCGCGGGCGTCACGAACCCGGTGAAGGTCCTCGTGGTGACGACCTTCAACCTCGACGAATACGTGTACGAGGCCCTGCGCGCGGGAGCGAGCGGCTTCCTGCTCAAGGACGCCCCACCGGCGCAACTGCTGCACGGCATCCGCACCGTGGCAACGGGCGCGGCGCTGCTGGCCCCGGAGGTCACCCGCCAGCTCGTCGGCCGGTACGCGGCCCGCATCCGTCCCGCCGAGGGCGCCGCGGACGACGCGCTGACCCCCCGCGAGCTGGAGGTGCTCCGCCTGATCGCGGACGGCCGCTCCAACAGCGAGATCGCCGCGGCGCTGGTGATCAGCCAGGAGACGGTGAAAACCTACGTGTCCCGCATCCTCACGAAGCTCGACCTGCGCGACCGGGTCCAGGCGGTGGTCTACGCGTACCGCCGCGGCATCGTCACCTGA
- a CDS encoding sensor histidine kinase: protein MIDLRRLPDLWRRFDVTVRDFPLALVLAGASWLPVTENHGTQLGNLPGRPFDGLAVVAVALETLPLAVRRKWPTVCLALVSLGFAIDQLRAYHSVAGTGLAFALVTAGAYVERHRRIVVAVAVAAYVALSVALDRLGSGEGFAGFATFFVLLAGAWAMGGWLRQTRLVEEERRRHVAEVTRAAERTRIARELHDVVTHHVTAMVVQAEAARYLTATPERLDKTLTAITDTGRRAVGDLRHLLDLLNPDHGTEPRTPSAGELRDLVEQTRQAGQPVEFTEEGQRTPRAGSAEAAAYRVVQEALTNALKYAHGRPTTVHVRHSEREMTVEVSTDGTGSSSASPGGSGRGLAGLRERVGVLGGEFSAGAQPGGGFVVRARIPAGSPS from the coding sequence GTGATCGACCTCCGGCGGCTCCCGGACCTGTGGCGGCGCTTCGACGTCACGGTCCGGGATTTCCCGTTGGCGCTGGTGCTGGCCGGCGCCTCGTGGCTACCGGTGACGGAGAACCACGGCACGCAGCTCGGCAACCTCCCCGGCCGCCCGTTCGACGGGCTCGCCGTGGTCGCCGTCGCACTCGAGACCCTGCCGCTGGCCGTACGCCGCAAGTGGCCGACCGTCTGCCTCGCGCTGGTGTCGCTCGGGTTCGCGATCGACCAGCTCCGCGCCTACCACTCGGTGGCCGGCACCGGCCTGGCGTTCGCGCTGGTCACCGCCGGCGCCTACGTGGAGCGGCACCGGCGGATCGTCGTGGCTGTCGCCGTCGCGGCGTACGTGGCGCTGTCGGTCGCGCTGGACCGGCTCGGCTCGGGCGAGGGCTTCGCCGGCTTCGCGACGTTCTTCGTGCTGCTGGCCGGTGCGTGGGCCATGGGCGGGTGGCTGCGGCAGACCCGCCTGGTGGAGGAGGAGCGCCGCCGCCACGTCGCCGAGGTGACCCGCGCCGCGGAACGCACCCGCATCGCCCGCGAACTGCACGACGTCGTCACCCATCACGTGACCGCGATGGTGGTGCAGGCGGAGGCGGCGCGCTACCTGACCGCCACGCCGGAGCGGCTCGACAAGACGCTGACCGCGATCACCGACACCGGCCGCCGGGCCGTCGGGGACCTGCGGCACCTGCTCGACCTGCTCAACCCGGACCACGGCACCGAACCCCGGACGCCGTCCGCCGGGGAGCTGCGCGACCTGGTCGAGCAGACCCGGCAGGCCGGGCAGCCGGTGGAGTTCACCGAGGAGGGGCAGCGGACGCCGAGGGCCGGCAGCGCGGAGGCCGCTGCCTACCGGGTGGTGCAGGAGGCGCTGACCAACGCCCTCAAGTACGCCCACGGCCGCCCCACCACGGTCCACGTCCGCCACAGCGAGAGGGAGATGACGGTGGAGGTCAGCACCGACGGGACCGGGTCGTCCTCGGCGTCCCCGGGCGGCAGCGGGCGGGGCCTCGCCGGGCTGCGCGAACGGGTCGGCGTGCTGGGCGGCGAGTTCAGCGCGGGTGCGCAGCCGGGCGGCGGCTTCGTCGTGCGGGCCCGCATCCCGGCCGGGAGCCCGTCGTGA
- a CDS encoding CPBP family intramembrane glutamic endopeptidase, whose amino-acid sequence MRFIKQLLAVVAIAAVGGQAVNAVSGNPWLTLVLGIVTAVLAVLVYRWVVGRTERREVTELARAGAGARLTRGVLIGFAMSAAVIANIAFLDGYHVHGLGSVTGALGLLGLMAAAAVTEELLFRGVLFRIVEERTGTWIALLLTGLVFGAMHLANPDASLWGATAIAIEAGFMLAACYAATRNLWVPIGLHFGWNFAIGGIFSVVVSGNGDSKGLLEATMSGPAVLTGGDFGPEGSLYTVAAGVLLTVVFLMLARRRGHIVPRRRRAVRETPAAMVSQ is encoded by the coding sequence ATGAGGTTCATCAAGCAGCTTCTCGCGGTGGTGGCGATCGCCGCCGTGGGCGGCCAGGCGGTCAACGCGGTGTCCGGCAACCCGTGGCTCACGCTGGTGCTCGGCATCGTCACGGCCGTGCTCGCGGTCCTCGTCTACCGCTGGGTGGTCGGGCGCACCGAACGCCGGGAGGTGACGGAGCTGGCCCGGGCCGGCGCCGGCGCCCGGCTGACCCGCGGGGTGCTGATCGGGTTCGCGATGTCCGCCGCGGTCATCGCCAACATCGCGTTCCTGGACGGCTACCACGTGCACGGGCTGGGATCGGTGACGGGCGCGCTGGGGCTGCTCGGTCTCATGGCCGCCGCCGCAGTCACCGAGGAGCTGCTCTTCCGCGGGGTGCTGTTCCGGATCGTCGAGGAGCGTACGGGCACCTGGATCGCCCTGCTGCTGACCGGACTGGTGTTCGGCGCCATGCACCTGGCGAACCCGGACGCCTCCCTGTGGGGCGCGACGGCCATCGCGATCGAGGCCGGCTTCATGCTCGCCGCCTGCTACGCCGCCACCCGCAACCTGTGGGTGCCGATCGGCCTGCACTTCGGCTGGAACTTCGCCATCGGCGGCATCTTCAGCGTCGTGGTCTCCGGCAACGGCGACTCGAAGGGCCTGCTGGAGGCGACCATGTCCGGCCCGGCCGTGCTGACCGGCGGTGACTTCGGCCCGGAGGGCAGCCTCTACACGGTGGCGGCGGGGGTGCTGTTGACGGTGGTGTTCCTGATGCTGGCGCGCCGCCGCGGTCACATCGTCCCGCGCCGCCGCCGGGCGGTCCGCGAGACCCCGGCCGCTATGGTTTCCCAGTGA
- a CDS encoding DUF72 domain-containing protein: protein MWTHRAWQGRFLPHPLPTHEKLQAYAGWCNAVEGNTTFYATPARETVVSWAQQTGPDFRFVVKLPKVITHERRLAGVDEPLRLFLDAMEPLGPRLHAYWIQLPGSFGPPDVPALAAFLGRLPASHRYAVEVRHPAFFDDRRATAELEEVLATVGAEWVPFDTTAFFRTPPTSDGERDAWTKKPRVSLRTRALTDRPIVRYLGRDAEEQTVAGWQRWVAVTAGWLREGRSPTVFIHTPDNADAPALARRFHEEVRARVPGLEPLPEAEPMTLF from the coding sequence ATGTGGACACACAGGGCGTGGCAGGGCCGCTTCCTTCCGCATCCCCTGCCCACCCACGAGAAGCTGCAGGCGTACGCCGGCTGGTGCAACGCGGTCGAGGGCAACACGACGTTCTACGCGACACCGGCGCGGGAGACCGTGGTGTCGTGGGCGCAGCAGACCGGGCCGGACTTCCGCTTCGTGGTCAAGCTGCCGAAGGTGATCACGCACGAGCGCCGGCTGGCCGGGGTGGACGAGCCGCTGCGCCTCTTCCTCGACGCGATGGAACCGCTCGGCCCGCGCCTGCACGCGTACTGGATCCAGCTTCCCGGCTCGTTCGGGCCGCCGGACGTGCCCGCGCTAGCCGCGTTCCTGGGCCGGCTCCCCGCCTCGCACCGGTACGCGGTGGAGGTGCGGCATCCCGCGTTCTTCGACGACCGGCGGGCGACGGCGGAGCTGGAGGAGGTGCTGGCCACGGTCGGCGCCGAGTGGGTTCCGTTCGACACGACCGCGTTCTTCCGTACGCCGCCGACCAGCGACGGGGAACGCGACGCCTGGACGAAGAAACCCCGCGTGTCCCTGCGGACCCGGGCGCTGACCGACCGGCCCATCGTCCGCTACCTGGGGCGCGACGCCGAGGAGCAGACGGTCGCGGGCTGGCAGCGCTGGGTGGCGGTCACGGCCGGCTGGCTGCGGGAGGGGCGCTCCCCCACCGTGTTCATCCACACCCCGGACAACGCGGACGCGCCGGCGCTGGCCCGCCGGTTCCACGAGGAGGTACGCGCCCGCGTACCCGGATTGGAGCCGCTGCCGGAGGCCGAACCGATGACCCTCTTCTGA
- a CDS encoding PepSY-associated TM helix domain-containing protein: MATITEPALTARGRRPAPVRSFGPLLLRLHFYAGILVAPFVVVAALTGLAYTAMPQVERVVYADELTVAEPGGTTVSPARQVAAARAVHPGGTLTAVRPGDGDATTQVDFTSPELDEEHRHTVYVDPYTGAVTGQLTTWYATTPVKTWFDDLHRNLHLGAAGRHYSEFAASWLWILALGGVVLWWRRRRGTRTVRHLLTPDLAARRGVRRTRGWHAATGMWLTAGLLVLSATGLTWSRYAGGTFSSALDALGAATPSVATDLRGAHVAATGGHHGGAAPSAGGAVTDPGLIDGVLQAARADGLSGPVEVAVPENAATAWTVTQTRNLWPVGRDSVAVDAATGAVTDRVDFADWPLAAKLTRWGINAHMGTLFGIVNQILLAALALGLICVVVWGYRMWWQRRPTRLDRRSRAGAPPARGAWQQLPGWGIAAGVPLVAVLAWVLPLVGVPLVAFLAVDISVGALRNRG; this comes from the coding sequence ATGGCGACCATCACCGAACCGGCCCTGACAGCGCGCGGGCGCCGGCCCGCACCCGTGCGTAGCTTCGGGCCGCTGCTGCTGCGGCTGCACTTCTACGCCGGGATCCTCGTCGCGCCGTTTGTGGTGGTGGCGGCGCTGACCGGGCTGGCGTACACCGCCATGCCGCAGGTCGAGCGGGTGGTCTACGCCGATGAGCTGACCGTCGCCGAACCGGGCGGTACGACCGTGTCGCCGGCCCGGCAGGTCGCGGCGGCTCGGGCCGTCCACCCGGGCGGGACGCTGACGGCGGTACGGCCGGGTGACGGCGACGCGACCACCCAGGTCGACTTCACCTCGCCCGAGCTGGACGAGGAGCACCGGCACACCGTTTACGTCGACCCGTACACCGGCGCTGTCACCGGGCAGCTGACCACGTGGTACGCGACCACCCCGGTCAAGACGTGGTTCGACGACCTGCACCGCAATCTGCACCTCGGCGCGGCCGGCCGGCACTACTCGGAATTCGCCGCCAGCTGGCTGTGGATCCTCGCGCTGGGCGGTGTCGTCCTGTGGTGGCGGCGCCGGCGCGGCACCCGTACGGTCCGGCACCTGCTGACCCCGGACCTCGCGGCGCGCAGAGGCGTACGGCGTACCCGGGGCTGGCACGCCGCCACCGGCATGTGGCTGACCGCCGGCCTGCTCGTCCTGTCGGCCACCGGCCTGACCTGGTCGCGCTACGCCGGGGGCACGTTCAGTTCCGCTCTGGACGCGCTCGGCGCCGCGACGCCCTCGGTCGCGACGGATCTGCGCGGCGCGCACGTTGCCGCGACCGGCGGCCACCACGGCGGCGCGGCACCTTCCGCCGGCGGTGCCGTCACCGATCCCGGCCTGATCGACGGTGTCCTGCAGGCGGCACGCGCCGACGGGCTGTCCGGGCCGGTCGAGGTGGCCGTACCGGAGAACGCCGCGACCGCGTGGACCGTGACGCAGACCCGTAACCTGTGGCCCGTCGGCCGGGACAGCGTCGCGGTGGACGCCGCGACCGGCGCGGTGACCGACCGGGTGGACTTCGCCGACTGGCCCCTCGCGGCCAAACTCACCCGGTGGGGCATCAACGCCCACATGGGCACGCTGTTCGGCATCGTGAACCAGATTCTGCTCGCCGCGCTCGCCCTGGGCCTGATCTGCGTCGTCGTCTGGGGTTACCGGATGTGGTGGCAGCGGCGCCCGACGCGCCTCGACCGCCGGTCCCGCGCCGGTGCGCCCCCGGCGCGCGGAGCGTGGCAGCAGCTGCCCGGGTGGGGGATCGCTGCCGGCGTGCCGCTCGTGGCGGTGCTGGCCTGGGTGCTGCCGCTGGTCGGCGTCCCGCTCGTCGCCTTCCTCGCCGTGGACATCTCCGTCGGCGCGTTGCGCAACCGCGGCTGA
- a CDS encoding SDR family NAD(P)-dependent oxidoreductase, which produces MRHVALVTGANHGIGAATAEALAAQGTAVVCAYWTVEEEPDPAVPEAYRTNRARTADAVVTAIRERGGDAAAVAEDLTDPEAARRLFDHAEEAFGPLDILVNNASGWVQDTFSPATVDQHGRALQPVTAGTWQRQFAVDAMAPALLIAEFARRHAARDARWGRIVGLTSGGDLGFPQEVSYGAAKAAQNNYTMSAAVELAPLGITANVVHPPVTDTGWVTDEVRGFVERSNAHVHVATPAEVAGVIAYLASDAASLITGNVITLR; this is translated from the coding sequence ATGAGGCATGTCGCGCTGGTCACCGGCGCCAACCACGGCATCGGCGCGGCGACGGCGGAGGCGCTGGCGGCCCAGGGTACGGCGGTGGTGTGCGCGTACTGGACGGTCGAGGAAGAGCCGGACCCGGCGGTGCCCGAGGCGTACCGCACGAACCGGGCGCGAACCGCCGACGCGGTGGTGACCGCGATCCGGGAGCGCGGCGGCGACGCCGCGGCGGTTGCCGAGGACCTCACCGACCCCGAAGCGGCGCGGCGTCTCTTCGACCACGCGGAAGAGGCGTTCGGGCCCCTCGACATCCTCGTCAACAACGCCTCCGGCTGGGTGCAGGACACCTTCAGCCCGGCCACCGTCGACCAGCACGGCCGCGCGCTGCAGCCGGTCACGGCGGGCACCTGGCAGCGCCAGTTCGCCGTCGACGCCATGGCGCCGGCCCTGCTGATCGCCGAGTTCGCCCGCCGGCACGCCGCCCGCGACGCCCGGTGGGGCCGGATCGTCGGGCTCACCTCCGGCGGCGACCTCGGCTTCCCGCAGGAGGTCTCGTACGGGGCGGCGAAGGCGGCGCAGAACAACTACACGATGTCGGCGGCGGTGGAGCTGGCCCCGCTGGGCATCACCGCCAACGTGGTGCACCCGCCCGTCACCGACACCGGCTGGGTCACCGACGAGGTCCGTGGCTTCGTCGAGCGGAGCAACGCCCACGTGCACGTCGCGACGCCCGCCGAGGTGGCCGGCGTGATCGCGTACCTGGCCTCGGACGCGGCGTCACTCATCACCGGCAACGTCATCACGCTGCGGTGA